The genomic interval TATGCGCCTTACACCGACTGTGTGTACAGGGTTATATTGCCTTAGGATTTGTGATGCTTTACTCCTTAAAACAAACTTGGTTTTCAAACGTTCGTGGCGATGTGTTAGCCGGGATCGTGGTCGCGCTTGCTTTAGTGCCCGAAGCGATCGCTTTTTCGATTATTGCTGGCGTTGATCCTGAAGTCGCGCTTTATGCTTCTTTTTGTATTGCGGTCGTGATCGCTTTTGTTGGCGGCCGCCCGGGGATGATCTCAGCAGCAACCGGTGCAATGGCGCTACTGATGGTCAATCTGGTTGAAGATCATGGTTTGCAGTATCTGCTCGCTGCCACTTTATTATGCGGTGTGCTACAAATTATTGCGGGTTATCTCAAGCTTGGCGCACTAATGCGTTTTGTATCGCGTTCTGTGGTCACTGGCTTTGTTAATGCGTTAGCGATTTTGATTTTTATGGCGCAGCTTCCAGAGCTAACCAATGTTACTTGGCATGTCTATGCGATGACGGCCGCCGGCCTTAGCATTATTTATTTGTTCCCCTACCTGCCGAAGGTTGGCAAAATCATTCCCTCACCATTGGTGTGTATTCTTGTGCTAAGTGCGGTTGCTATGGCGTTAGACTTAGACATTCGTACGGTAGGCAATATGGGCAAGTTGCCAGACACCCTACCGGTGTTTTTATGGCCTGAGGTGCCGCTTAATTTTGAAACGCTGAAGATTATCTTTCCTTATTCTGCAGCGCTCGCGGTTGTTGGCTTGTTAGAGTCGATGATGACAGCGACGATTGTTGATGATTTGACCGATACACCCAGCGATAAGAACCGCGAATGTAAAGGCCAAGGGATCGCCAACATTTCTTCTGGGCTGATTGGCGGTATGGCAGGTTGTGCGATGATTGGTCAATCGGTAATCAACGTTAAATCAGGCGGTCGTACGCGCCTTTCAACGCTCACCGCTGGTGTTTTTTTGCTGATCTTAGTGGTCTTTCTCGGCGATTGGCTAAAAGAAATCCCGATGGCGGCGTTGGTTGCGGTAATGATTATGGTCTCAATTGGTACATTCAGCTGGGAATCGCTACGTGATCTGAAAAAACACCCTCTTTCAACCAACCTAGTGATGCTTGTCACCGTGGTTGTGGTGGTCTTTACCCATAACCTAGCATTTGGTGTGCTCGCTGGCGTCCTGCTTGCTGCGATGTTCTTCGCTAATAAAGTCAGCCATTATATGGCGATTGACTCAACGCTCGATGAAGCTGGCGAACACCGCACTTACGAAGTCACAGGTCAGGTGTTTTTCAGCTCTGCGGATAAGTTTATTGCCGCTTTTGACTACAAAGAAGTGTTGAACAAGGTTACCATTGATTTGAGTCGTGCTCATTTTTGGGACATTACTGCCGTTTCTGCGTTAGATAAAGCGGTGATCAAATTTCGCCGTGAAGGAACAGAAGTTGACGTTCAAGGGCTTAACCAGGCGAGCGCGACAATTGTTGACCGATTTGGGGTTCACGACAAACCCGATGCCATTGATGGTCTAATGGGACATTAAGAGGAAAATACGATGACTTATGTAACTGCTTGTATCGACGGATCAGTTTCCGCACCAGCTGTTTGTGACTATGCCTCTTGGGCGACACTTCGTTTAGATGCCCCACTGCGTTTTTTACACGTATTAGACCAACGCCAATACCCAACTGAAACCGATTTAAGTGGCAATATTGGGCTAGGCAGCCGCGAACATCTGCTCGAAGAGCTCGCCTCACTCGATGAGCAGCGTGGCAAACTGGCTTTAGAACAAGGCCGTGTGTTATTGAGTGCTGCCAAAGAGCGTGCGGTTGCTGATGGCATTAGCACACCTGAAGGCAAGCAGCGCCACGGTAGTTTGCTCGAAAGCTTACAAGCTATGGAATCAGAAATTCGCCTGCTAGTCATTGGTCGGCAAGGTGAAACCAGCAGTGGCTCTGAGTTGCACGTTGGCAGCCAGCTTGAAAGCGTTATTCGCTTAATGCACCGCCCTGTATTAGCGACCCCAGCTGAGTTTACGCCACCAAAAAGTGCCATGCTTGCTTTTGATGGTAGCGAGAGCACTAAAAAAGGCGTAAAGCTGCTTGCAAATAGTCCATTATTCAAAGGCTTACCGATTCATTTAGTGATGATTGGTGAGGAAAACGCGAAAAACCAGGCGCAATTAGATGAAGCTGCGGCGACCCTGAATGCAAAAGGACACACGGTGCAAACAGCGCTACGCCAAGGTGACGTTGAGCAAACACTACATGATTATCAAAACGAACAACAGATTGATTTGCTGATTATGGGTGCGTATGGGCATTCACGAATTCGTCAGTTTTTCGTTGGCAGCACAACCACCAACATGCTAGAAACCGCCATTACCCCAATATTATTACTGCGTTAATTTTTAAGCATTAAATCAACGAATAAAAGCCCATACGTAATGGGCTTTTGAGCATTTGTATTGTTACTTACCCAATATTGATAGTTATCTATTCTCAATGGCTTAAGGTCGTTTCAGTCTGACCCATTCACGAGGAATCTGATAATCCTTACAGGCTTCGCAAAGAAGCCCATCTTGTGTTTTTACAAAATCCAGCGTTGTGTTGATTTTTTCGTC from Suttonella sp. R2A3 carries:
- a CDS encoding universal stress protein, translated to MTYVTACIDGSVSAPAVCDYASWATLRLDAPLRFLHVLDQRQYPTETDLSGNIGLGSREHLLEELASLDEQRGKLALEQGRVLLSAAKERAVADGISTPEGKQRHGSLLESLQAMESEIRLLVIGRQGETSSGSELHVGSQLESVIRLMHRPVLATPAEFTPPKSAMLAFDGSESTKKGVKLLANSPLFKGLPIHLVMIGEENAKNQAQLDEAAATLNAKGHTVQTALRQGDVEQTLHDYQNEQQIDLLIMGAYGHSRIRQFFVGSTTTNMLETAITPILLLR
- a CDS encoding SulP family inorganic anion transporter translates to MLYSLKQTWFSNVRGDVLAGIVVALALVPEAIAFSIIAGVDPEVALYASFCIAVVIAFVGGRPGMISAATGAMALLMVNLVEDHGLQYLLAATLLCGVLQIIAGYLKLGALMRFVSRSVVTGFVNALAILIFMAQLPELTNVTWHVYAMTAAGLSIIYLFPYLPKVGKIIPSPLVCILVLSAVAMALDLDIRTVGNMGKLPDTLPVFLWPEVPLNFETLKIIFPYSAALAVVGLLESMMTATIVDDLTDTPSDKNRECKGQGIANISSGLIGGMAGCAMIGQSVINVKSGGRTRLSTLTAGVFLLILVVFLGDWLKEIPMAALVAVMIMVSIGTFSWESLRDLKKHPLSTNLVMLVTVVVVVFTHNLAFGVLAGVLLAAMFFANKVSHYMAIDSTLDEAGEHRTYEVTGQVFFSSADKFIAAFDYKEVLNKVTIDLSRAHFWDITAVSALDKAVIKFRREGTEVDVQGLNQASATIVDRFGVHDKPDAIDGLMGH